Genomic segment of Dromiciops gliroides isolate mDroGli1 chromosome 3, mDroGli1.pri, whole genome shotgun sequence:
atcaccctgatgtcatggccctcttcgagaatgaaggaccaacacattttcttctcttcctcctctccctccttctcataatagctagcatctatcTAGCATGGCAAGGCTtgtaaacattttacaaatgttgtTTCAACTTATCCTTAGCCCTAGGAGTGGggtacttttattttttggtttttttttgtgtgtgtttttttttagtgaggcaattggggttaagtgacttgcccagggtcacacagctagtaagtgttaagtgtctgagactggatttgaactcaggtactcctgaatccagggccggtgctctatccactgcgccacctagctgccctagtgggGTACTTTTATTAACCGCATTTTACAGATCATGAAAGTgaggcaaagattaagtgacttgcccagggtcacacaggtagagggtatgtgaggcaggattttaatgtCAGGTCtcctagcactctgtccactgtgccacctagctattgcCTCTGTTCATTAGGGAACAGCTAGAACATACAAGTCTGGGgttagggaaggaaacaagcatttattaagcacctactatgtgtcaggcatggtgCTGAGTGCTCTACTaatattcttatttgatcctcataactgggagggaagtgctattattatccccattcaacAACTGAGGAAACATTGGAAGCAGGCAGAATTTAAATCACACAGGTAGAAGACCTGTGAGGCAAGATTAGACCTCCATTTAGTTCCAgccctctacccactgtgccatctaactgcttcTATTGCTTCTGTTCTTTAGGAAACAGTTGAAACATAATCATGAataggagtaatgtgaaataaataaacaagtcaGCCCCAGCCTGGTTAGAAAGGGCCTTAAATAGGTAGCTGATAATGCagcaaatagagcactggacctgagttcaaatctgccctcagacacttactggctgtgtgaccctgggcaagtcacttaaccccaattgcctccaaaaagaaaaatagggccTCAAATGATCAGCTCAGGAGTCCCTATTTAATTGTAGAATTAATAGGGAGCTACTACAGattttttgagcagggaagtgacacaGTGAGACTTGTGTTTTAGGGAGATTATTTCCACATCCACAAATAGGTTGAAGAGGAGAAAGACTGGAAGTTCATTAAACAGTCCAGGAAAGGATGAGGGGGAGCCTGAACTGGTTTGGCAGTAATGAGGAAAGGGGACATATATAAGAAACACTAGggggcagcgcagtggataaagcaccagcccaggattcaggaggacctgagttcaaatccagctcagacactttgcacttactagcagtgtgaccctgggcaagtcacttaacccttattgcaccccccccaaaaaaagagacacTGGCCAGCTGAAATGGATAGGGATTATCAACTGATTGGACATAGAAGGTGAGAGAAAGTTCAAGATGATTCCTAGGTTACTAATCTGGATGATTGGGAGAATGAGGGGACCCtaaacagaaacagggaagtttggacaAAGGAAGGATGAGTTtaggggggaagataatgagttctattttggacatgtagaGCTGCATAACAGCAGCTGGGGAtgtagctcaggagagagatgagggctggCTATGTAGTGTCATAGATGACATCATTCTGATTACTTAAACACTTGAGAGCTGGTGAGATCTCCAAGGAATAGAGTGCAGACGGAGAAGAAAATTGGGTCCTGAATGGAGACTTCTCTTTCTGAAAAAGGGGAGATCGGGAGTGGACAGGAGACAGAAAGTTGTGATGAATAGGGGGACGGGGGAGTGGCTGCCAACTCTCCCTGAGTGCTTGGGATTTCTATAACTCTGTTCCTGACCTGTGGCCTTGGGCTAGTCTCTGGGACTCTTACCATAGGTATAGCTGTTGGGGTTGAAGTTCAGTGATCTAAGCTACCTTTCTGCTTTAATATTCTGGGATTGTGTGGATTGACCCATCAGTGCTCACTAGTACAAACATCccccacactcacacacataggAGGGGGTATAGGGCTCAACTCTCTAATCCTCCCTCTCCCCTGAGCTCTTAGGGCATTGAGTTTCCATATGCCCCAGAATGGTCCCTAAAGAAGGGGCTTTGAGATTCTCAGAGACTGGCCTCCTAGGGATTTAGGAAGGCTCCTTTTTGCTCTTTTGTCACCCCCATGTGGCTAATTCAAGCATTACAGCCTGGGCTCCTGAGGCTCAAGGGTCATTCCAAGGGAGAGAGGGACTCAGAATGGTCTGttccaggatggggaggggggcagggtttCTTTATCTACTAATGACAACATGGCCCTGGGACTCTGGCTTTGagagcctctgtgtgtgtgtgtgtgtgtgtgtgtaagagagagacagacagagacagagacagagagagattttgAATGTGTTTCGAACATTGGGTGTGACGCTGCTTTTAACTGTGTTCCACAATGTTTGCCACTAATTGAGCATGGGGTGCGCATGTTGCTGTGTGTAGGGCTCTCTGTGCGCCTGtagctgttcagttgtgtctctgTAACTGTATGGGAAATGTTGGGTGTTTATTATAGAATGTGTGACCATGCACATctgatggggtgtgtgtgtgtgtgtgtgtgtgtgtgtgtatgagagagacagacagagagacagagacagacacagagagagagagaggtggtatGTCTCTGTGACTGTAACTTAgggagtgtgagtgtgtgtgcacgcgcaagCGTGTGCACGCTGAAGTGTGCGTGTGTGAGATCAGGCCTTGAAAAGGCCCTAGGGACAGGGAGCAGGGGAGGGTGTGAAGGATCTGAGGAGAGGGGGGCAGGGGCGGGGCTGCCCCCAGGGTGCTCTGGCAGCTGCTCcctccagcctcagcctcagacattgaggCAGAGAAGGAGCAACAGGTAAGAGCCTCTTCCTGCCCCCTTCGCCttcatttgcctttcttctgtccCTGCATCTCTGGGTCCCCAACCAACCATctgtccctccatccctccatccctccatccctccatcctccTATCGCTACCCCTTCATTTCTCACCTGACCCTCATCTCCTTGGCTCTCTACCCCCTTTCTTCTCCATCCAACTGTTCTCTGTTATTGTTCTCAATCCCTCTGGTCCCCATCTTTCTGTCCCCCTCcttctgtccctctgtctttctctcccagGAATGGGAGCTCAAGATTTGTGTGTGCTGGGGGCTGGGAGCTTGGATGTCTAGACCCTGCTGTCCCTTAGTGCTGGCTAATGAGTCAGTGACTTGGAGCTGGGGGCTAGGGAAGAGTGGGGGGGCCTCCTGGTgaggagaagagggggcagctggtgcTTAGCTCTTAATTAGCCCCTCTTCCCAGgcccccctcctttcccaccaGGACCTTAATTCTCTTTTGCTCTAGAGCTGGTGCTAATTGGCATGGGGagtcctcccccttcctttccaccttcccccccccaccttggcCCTGACACTCAACAAGACATGGCTATAGTCCATCCCCCACCTCTCTCAACTCTAGGGGAATGATAGGAAATAGACAACCAGGGTGGGGGGGGCAACAGAGAGCACCCCGCCATCTGTTCTGCCATCCATGTTCCCAATCTCCATTTCCCTTCCTCTGCACCCTGTTCTTCATTCTTGGCTCCCCCATTCCTCTGTCCTTCACCACTGTTTGCTTCTTTCTCCATACCATTCCCTCTCtgtatccttctttctcttgctCCTTCTCTCTATCACTCTattccctcatcttccccttttcttccatgCCTGTCTTTCATCTCTCACTCCTCTGtcccttcatctctctttctACATCTCTCTGGTTCTTCCTATTTTCCTCCCCCTGTCCTTTCATTGAGTTTCTAGTTTCTTTcatcctttattccttttttgcatccttttcttctttatcccTATCATCCTGCCCCCTGTCCCTCCATCCCTCTATCCCTCTGTCCCCATCCCTGATTCCTTCCACTCTTGCCCCtccactctctgtctctccatccttctctcccATGCTTATTTTTCTCACTTTGGTTCCCCATTTCTGTTTCCCTCCACCCCTTCTACTCCTATCCTGCACTCTGTCCCTCATCATTACCTTCCAACTATATGCCCCAACCCCTCTTGCCATTCATGTTTTTCCCAATTCCTGTTCCTCATTTCTCATTCcggatactccatctcttggtcCTTCGTTCTTCTCTTACATCCCTATGTCCCTTTATTGCTTTGCCTGTccatgtctgttttctctcactccTCCAATTTCTCTCTATCCTTCTATTACCCACCCCAGTTTCTCtacattcctttcttcctcaacCCTGTTTTTGACTGTTCCACAATGCTTCTCTTCTAATGCTCTGTCCCTCAGTCTCCTCCTGTCCATTTCCCTAAATTCTCCCTCATCCCTGTTTCTCCCTTCCTGACCCTTCGTCCTTGTGCCTCGTCCATCTGCCCCTCCATGCCTGTTTTCTTTAATCGCTAACTTCCACcccctttttcattctttattcctGACCCTTTACTCCTGCGCCTTGTTCCTATGGCCCCTCAtgactattttctttcatttttgtctcttttctctatttcccATTCCTGTTTCTCTCCATTCCTGTTCCCTGTTTTTATCCTCCATTCCTCTATTGTTTGTTCCAATCTCCCTCCATTTCCCTGACCCCCCCTTCCAATTCCTCTCAGCCCTCTGTTCCCTATCTCTTTGTCCCTCTGTCCCCAGGGCATCTGTAGGTGCATTAACCCTTTCCTCACCACAACAATGTCCAACAACATGGCCAAGATTGCTGAGGCCCGAAAGACAGTGGAGCAGCTGAAGTTGGAGGTCAACATTGAACGCATGAAGGTATGCACAAATGAGGGAGTGGAGGCTAAGGAAATGAGGGACAAAGAGATTCACTCCTCAGACATGGGATCTGCATTGTCCAGTGGGgccagagaaaagaggagagggaaaaacaCTTGGTGTCTGGTATAGTAAATActgtgctggacttgaagtcggGAGAATTTATTTGAaacttgccttagacacttattccTCCTGTGGTTATTGGTAAGTTTTTATCTCTCAGAGTCTTAGTTTCCAAATctggaaatggggataataacaatatttgTGCTATCTGCCTTGCAGGGTTggagagaaaagtgctttgtaagtctAAAAATATCTAATCTCATTCAATTCTTGTGAAAACAAAATGACATGAAATGAGGTAGATGAAAGTATAACTTCATGCATTCTGATGGCCTAGGCAACTTTGaaagaggtctccagtggagtgccctAGGGATCTTTACCTGGCCTTGTAAtgttgaatattttttattaattacttggataaaggcataggaGGCATCTTTATAAAACCTGGAGGTAATACAAAATTGGGAGGGAAAGCGGACCCCAGATGAAAAAGACAGGATTCCCAAAGAATTTAAAATCCACTAATGACCCCAggttttttttcagacaaactactATCTAACCATCTTGGATTGATAAAACCGATTTTTTGAACTTAAGTATAAAACTTTATCATTCTTGAATTAGACCTAGGTCCTGGTTAGTGTCAATAATGAATTCCCTGAAGTGGctcattatttgaatttgcatagcatatttccattggtctgaaaccagttaaaatattttacataattctgTCTTCAAATAGTATGAATTCAAACATATTCAGCCCCTTCAGGAGATCTGTTATTTTCACCCACTGTGACCTGGCTGCctatcttattagattcaatcCAGTGTGGTTTAAtggttagagagctggcctcagagcccTGATCATAGGGGCATAGATTTAAGACCTGCGTGGGACCTTAGCTGTCATTGGATACCACCCCCTcactttttaaatgaagaaactgaggcatacagcagggaagtgacttgttcagggtcacgtAGCTTGTAAGGGTttgatggatttgaactcgggtcttcctgattccaatctgGGTTCCCACCCTGTCTCTGGCATATCCTAGCCATATGAGCCAGGGCCAGGcacataacctctcagtgcctccgAGCAGCTCTCTGAGGCTAAAAGTTGGAGAACAGTGATGATCTatattggagaagagaagggtgaGTGGCATAATAATTGTATTTGAATACTTAcaagtggaagagagattagacccATTTTATTTGTACTCAAAGGGCAAGACTAAGCAGTAAATAAGAAAATCTAAGCTTCATGTCAAAAGACTTCTGTGGGTGGTAGTGTGTTCTccctccttggaagtcttcaagcaaggGGTGGATAGCCATTTGTAGGGTGGGTTGTATTGGGGGATCCCCTTTATGAGCATATATTTAACcagctgaggtcccttccaatttggAAATTCTTTGATATAAACCTGAGTTCTTACAAGTGGTAGTAGGGGCACTAGATGGAGGGACCAAGGTTGGAGCTGAGCGTCTGGTTCTTGAACTCTGATGTTGGATAAGACCCTTCtcctttatgagcctcagttctctcatttgcaaaatgggtgGGTTGGTGTGGTAAGCATGGTGCTgagtgggggcaggggcaggggcagggatgACCTGGGTTTGACTCCTGGACCCTTCTCTTACTCCCTAATGTTATCTGGGGTTGAAACCCTTTGAATCTCAGTGTTCTGATCTGGAAAGTGAAGGGGCTTGGCTTGAGGTCCCCATTCAGCTTCAGATCTTTGATTCCACATAGCTTGAGACCACCTTTCTCCAGCCCTAAATCTTGTGATCACGTGACAAAACAGCTGTAGGTCCAGGCAGCAGGACTGAGAAGAGACTGCTGCAGTTTTGGGGTCGGTCAGCCCGTACAGCtgctgggaggaaggaagagtgagATTCCGGGCTTGGCCAGGGGGTGACGCTATGGCTATGGGACTGGGCTGGGAGCCTAGACCCGAGGCCCCGCCCAGGGGGCGTCCCTGACAAGCGGCAGGATGAGGGTGCATTCCCAAGCTCGGCCACGCGGAGGAAAGTCTGGAAAAGAGGCTGCGATTTCAGCTATGGCCACATGGTGGTGCTGCTCACCGGCGACCACGGAGAGATACTCGATGTAGTTCCACACTCGACCAGAAGGTGTCACTTAAGTGGTCTCTGCTCGGATGGGTGGTGGCTAGCGATGCGCTTAACCCTTTCCCTTCCGCCTTAGGTATCCAAAGCTGGGGCCGAACTGCTGGCTTTCTGCGAGGCGCATGTGAAGGAGGACCCACTGGTGACCCCGGTGCCCGCCGCTGAGAACCCCTTCCGCGAGAAACGACTTTTCTGCGTCCTGCTCTGAATCCCCCTAGTTCCCTAAAAAAACCACAGAAATAAAACGAATGGCTTCTGCATCTCCTGACCTTGTAGGGGCAACTGAGGCACGGGCAGGAGGGGGCGGTTGGGACAGGAGCTTTGGATTTATCGGAATCCCGTGTCCTTCCCCCGGGACAGTGGGAGTGATAGAGGGATAGGGTGGGGATGATGAGAAAAGGATCactcatcctccccccccccccccgtcccttctcttctccatcagCCCCTGCATCTGGCCGTTCGTGGGCAGTCCCCATCCACTCCCCACTCCTTCTGAACCACTCCCTGAGGCCATCCCCCGTTTTCTTCGCGCTTGGTCCCCTCTTTTCTCCATATTTGACTATAGCCCATAGCCCATAGCCCGTTCTGACCAAAAGCGAATCCTACGTATTAACTGCCGCATCTGGGTGGGCGACGTACTCCCACTTGTCCCCTAGGGTGCCCTAACAGAGCTTCTGTATTGCCCTCCAGCTGGGCCCTCTTATGACTGCTTTTGGCGGGAGGGGCAGCTGCCAAGACTGAGACACCCCATCCCCAATTCTTGTGTCTAAGAGGCAAGGAGCCTCTGGGCCAGTGGGCGCATTGAGGGGAGCGCTGGCGGGGGCTGGGGGGAGGTGAGCAATGGAGGCTCAGGCTGGGACCACGGGAGGGGCGGGATCGGAGGGAGCCCACACTCCTCCATCCCAAAGGTGTAGATGGGGgccaggggagggagagggaaccagaaaaggggggggaggagCGGACAGGTCATTGCTCAGTTATTAACAATTAGATTAGGGTCCCCGGGGTCCACTCCTTCCTGCTGGGAGGACAGAAGAGCTGTAATTATATCTCTGCATCCCCTCCGCCGCCGGCTCCGGGCCCAGGTTGCATCATGTCTGCTGGAATCCCTGGGGAAATGGGAGTGAGGCAGGATTCTGTGGGGGTTGGGCTGCGGGGGAGGGCTCGGTGAGTGGGCTCCTTTggcaaaggaaaaggaggagctgGGAGGTGGCTAGATCTTGGGAATTTCAGAAACCTAAAACTCTGGAATCAATGAACCTCAGGTTCTTAGAAACGTAAGAGTCCCATCAGCTCATTTAAAGACCCAAAGAAGGGGAAGGCATCACATGGTGATCTGTGAGGAATGGATGCTTGGAGAAAAGGGACTGCAGGTTAGGGAttgggggaatggggaagggagtagCGGCAAGAGTCCAGGGATGGAATTcagggaggcctgggttcaaattcgagTTCTGAGGTGAGGCTAGGTAGATAGCCTTGGGCAAGTGCCTGCCAGATTTGGGAACTCAATATCTCTAATTAtacagtggtgtgtgtgtgtgtgtgtgaaacagatgacagagacagagacggagacagaggcagagacagagaggagacagagagtacagaaagacagagacaaagagagtgagagtgagagagacagagaaagacagagagaaggtcTCTATGTCCTAATATTTAATAGTTCCATACCTGGAGGATGAAGTTCATTAGGTAAAGAGGGTGGGGAGGCAAATGGACAGATTGGGGGAATTGACTGGAGATATATAAATTGAGGGCTTGGCCAAAGAAAGTCAGGGGAACTGGGATTgatgaaattagaaagaaagaggGTTGGGCACTGAAAATAGAGAGCAGAAAagtctgggaaggggaggggacaggaaacTCAGGCTCATGGGAGGGCCACCTCCCCATAGGAACCCAAGAGGTCAGGGACAGGGCAGTCCCTGTGCCTCAGGAACCTGGTGTCCTATGAGTCCAGGCCTCGCTGATCTCATTACTTACTGAATGGGACGAAACCACAGGGCTCCGGTCTGGCAGTTTACCTCCTGAAATGGTAGTACCAGACCCAGGCCCCACGAGGGCCAAAAATGCCAGAGATGAACTCTGGTGGGAATTCTAAATTCTCTGGTCCACTCATGTTTGACTGCAGACAAGTTCCCTGGGTATCGAACATCACCTTCATCCCTACAACAGGTATCAGCCTAACTTCAGTGTCATCTTGGACCATGGGACAGAACATTTGGTTCTCATTACTCTTCCCTGACCAGGGGGAGCATGGTCTGAAGTCATATTGAAGCCTATAGCTGGCTGATGCCCCTGCCCATCTCTGGCAGCCAGCATCTGACattaaagttgttgtttgtcccttgttcttttttttcccccttttttgggggtggggtggggcaattggggttaagtgacttgcccagagtcacacagctagtaagtgtcaagtgtctgaggctggatttgaactcagatcctcctgaatccagggccagtgctctatccactgtaccacctagctgctcctgtccctcattctttttttttttttttttacatataaggtattttattttttctgttacatgtaaagatagttctcaacttttgtttatacaagctttacaatttcagatttttctccctccctcccctccctcccccctcccctagacagcaggtaatctgatataggttatatctatatatctatatctgtatatacatatacatatacagatatagatatatctatacacacacatatatatacacataataacattaatcctatttctgcattagtcctgttataagagaaaaaatcagagcaatgatgaaaaacctcaaaatagaaaaaaaaaacaacagcaccaaaagcaaaagaaatagtatggttcattcagcatctatactccacagttcttttttttttttcttggatttggagatcctcttctatcatgagttccctggaactcttctgtaccattgcattggtgagaagaatatagtccatcatagtagatcaacattcaatgttgatgatactgtgtacaatgttcttctggttctgctcatctcactcatcatcagctcacataagaccctccaggtttctctgaactcttcctgctcatcatttcttacagcacaatagtattccattgtattcatataccacaacttgtccaaccattccccaattgatgggcaccccctcaacttccaattccttgctaccacgtaaagagcagctataaatatttttgtacgtgtgagtccctttcccctttccatgatctctttgggaaaaagacccaaaagtggtattgctgggtcaaagggtatgcacagctttatcgccctttgggcataattccaaattgctctccagaatggttggatcagttcacagctccaccaacaatgaattagtgttccaattttcccacagcttctccaacatttattattttccttttttgtcattttagccaatctgataggtgtcaggtggtacctcagagttgttttaatttgcatctctctaatcattagagatttagagcattttttcatatgggaatagatagctttggtttcttcatcagaaaactgcctgttcatatcctttgaccatttctcaattggagaatgcctgttcctcattcttgaagaggacatcaggaggtgatgtcatgacttgcagtgaattggatttaagtgagtgaaggctgtgcaaagtcacaagccTCACTAGTAGCACAATATACATCAGAAGGACTTgaggtggccccagatgtttgaggcaatcagggttaagtgacttgcccagggtcacacagctaataactgtcaagtgtctgaggtcagatttgaactcaacttctcctgactccagggtcagtgttctagccactatgctacctagctccTCTGCTGGTTAAAATAGAGACCAGAAGAACAGgcattttcagaaaaagaaattgaagctctctatagtaatatgaaaaaatgttctaaatcattattgattagagaaatgcaaattaaaagaattctgaggtaccaccacacacctatcacattggctaatatgacaaaaacggaaaatgataaatgttggagtagatgtgggaaaattggaacattaatgcactgttggtagaattgtgaactgatccaagtattctggagagcaatttggaactgtgcccaaaggactataaaaccattacccagcaataccactacaaggtctatatcccaaagaaatcataaaaaaggggaaaggacccacatgtacaaaaatatttaaagcttctccttttgtggtggcaaagaatttgaaactgaggtgatactcatcaattggggaatggctgaacaagttgtggtatgtgaatgtaatggaatactattgtgcgaTAAGAAATACGATCAGGCAGATTccagaaatctggaaagacttaagtgaactgatgctgagtgaagtgaacagaaccaggagaacattgtacacaataacagcaacattgtgtgatgatcttgtaagagacttggttcttctcagcaatgcgatgatccaggacaattccaaaagactcatgatgggaaatgctctccatgtctggaaaaagaactatggagtctgaatgaagattgaagtatactattttcacctttttgttgttatttttgtttattccttcttttgggttttctcttttgttctaattcttctctcacaacatgactaatgtggaaatatgttcagcatgattgtaatgtataacctatatcagattgcttgatgtcttggagagtggggagggagaaaaatttagaactcaaaatcttacagaaatgaatgttgaaaatttgctttacatgtaatttgaaaaaaaaagtatggggcagctaggtggcacagtggataaagcactggccctggatttaggaggacctgaattaaaacctaaccctagacacttgacacttactagctgtgtgaccctgggcaagtcacttaaacctcattgccctgccaaaaaaaaatactattaagaaaaaaaaaatagagaccaGCAGATTGGTGTCCATCTGCACTTGGGATTTAGCACCCTACTCATAATCTTTGAACTTTTCAGTGATGGCCCACTTTAAAGCCAagaattattgtttgtcctttcttctttttgttttgttttgcagggcagtgagggttaagtgatttgcccaagttcacacagctggtaagtgtcaagtgtctgaggccagatttgaactcaggtcctcctgaatacaggtccagtgctttatctactgtgccatctagctgccccctgtcctttcttcttttttttttccttcttttttttttttttttttgcaggcaatagggggttaagtgacttgcccagggtcacacagctagtaagtgtcaagtgtctgaggctggatttgaactcaggtactcctgaatccagggctggtgctttaaccactgcaccatctagctgccccccccatcctttcttcttgaagaggaacatgacattggggtgatgtcatgacttacagtgaattggatttgagtgagggagggctgtacaaagtcacaaacctctctctctctctctctctctctctctgtctctgtctctgttggacaactggagatgggcctggctgtttaaggcagttggggctaagtgacttgcctggggtcacacagctaataaggatctgaggtgagatttgaacttgggtccttccaacttcagggccaatgctctattcactgagccacccagccgCCCTTAGAGCCAAGAACTCCAGACTAAGGATAAGTTTCACTGCCCAGAGTTTCACTGTGTTGACAAATGGGATGGGTGCCTGTCACTCTGTTGGTATAAGACTGATTTCAGGCTAGCATCTATCTGCAAGCAAGTCAGAAGCCACACTGAAGTCTGTGCAGACCAACTATGGTGTATCTGGAGGTAACAGGCTAAGTTATTACAAGTTTGTTCACCTTATCAATTCAACCATCTCTACCCAGTTTCAGACAGCTCAACTAAAGTGATCTACCATAACCATCTACATCTGATTCTCAAACATACATGCTCCTAAGTAAGATTGTTGTTATTCAGGCatttcagtcgtgtttgactctccatgaccccaatctggggttttcttggtaaagatagtggagtggttttccatttcctgctCT
This window contains:
- the GNG8 gene encoding guanine nucleotide-binding protein G(I)/G(S)/G(O) subunit gamma-8 isoform X4, giving the protein MKALPLLVQTPLLQHLELTVASLALVPTAAWAPLSPGECLPARGPSLWGICRCINPFLTTTMSNNMAKIAEARKTVEQLKLEVNIERMKVSKAGAELLAFCEAHVKEDPLVTPVPAAENPFREKRLFCVLL
- the GNG8 gene encoding guanine nucleotide-binding protein G(I)/G(S)/G(O) subunit gamma-8 isoform X5 yields the protein MSNNMAKIAEARKTVEQLKLEVNIERMKVSKAGAELLAFCEAHVKEDPLVTPVPAAENPFREKRLFCVLL